A genomic window from Pseudonocardia broussonetiae includes:
- a CDS encoding FAS1-like dehydratase domain-containing protein has translation MPDASFVGTALAPSAPYLVGREKIKEFALAIGEGASVCTDLDAATAAGHPDLVAPPTFAVTFTMPLIEGFLRDPAFGWDYSRMVHGDQTIVLHRPIHGGDELVTTIHVEDLSSRAGSHMLTLRCEIADAAGTAVATTKALLVTQGEAS, from the coding sequence GTGCCCGACGCCTCGTTCGTCGGCACGGCACTGGCGCCCTCGGCGCCGTACCTGGTCGGCCGGGAGAAGATCAAGGAATTCGCCCTCGCCATCGGCGAGGGCGCTTCCGTGTGCACCGACCTCGACGCGGCCACGGCCGCGGGTCATCCCGACCTCGTCGCGCCGCCGACGTTCGCCGTCACGTTCACGATGCCGCTGATCGAGGGCTTCCTGCGCGACCCGGCGTTCGGCTGGGACTACTCGCGCATGGTGCACGGCGACCAGACGATCGTGCTGCACCGCCCGATCCACGGCGGCGACGAGCTGGTCACCACGATCCACGTGGAGGACCTCAGCAGCCGCGCCGGCAGCCACATGCTGACGCTGCGCTGCGAGATCGCCGATGCCGCGGGCACCGCGGTCGCCACCACGAAGGCGCTGCTGGTGACGCAGGGGGAGGCGTCGTGA
- a CDS encoding MaoC family dehydratase gives MSGPGPGIVEKGTELPPLELRVTRADLVRYAGASGDLNPIHWSDRVATGVGLPGVIAHGMLTMALAGRLVTQWVGDPSAVRSYGVRFTRPVVVPDDDEGALLELSGKVTDVTDGIARVAITARSAGKTVLGRAVAEVALPA, from the coding sequence GTGAGCGGCCCGGGCCCCGGCATCGTCGAGAAGGGCACCGAGCTGCCGCCGCTGGAGCTGCGGGTCACCCGCGCCGACCTCGTCCGCTACGCGGGCGCGTCCGGCGACCTCAACCCGATCCACTGGAGCGACCGCGTCGCCACCGGCGTCGGCCTGCCCGGCGTCATCGCGCACGGGATGCTGACGATGGCCCTGGCCGGCCGGCTCGTCACGCAGTGGGTGGGCGACCCGTCGGCCGTGCGCAGCTACGGCGTCCGCTTCACCCGGCCCGTCGTCGTCCCCGACGACGACGAGGGTGCGCTCCTGGAGCTCTCGGGCAAGGTCACCGACGTGACCGACGGGATCGCCAGGGTCGCCATCACGGCCCGCTCCGCGGGGAAGACCGTGCTCGGCCGGGCCGTCGCCGAGGTCGCGCTCCCCGCGTGA
- the secE gene encoding preprotein translocase subunit SecE: MTDDREASGDGRERPDSAADRRGRRAGSTPAGDGDKGRATAVRDGRPAKASLPSRVVRFLREVVAELRKVIWPTRNQLITYTIVVLVFVSFMVALVALLDLVFAQGVTYLFGT, translated from the coding sequence GTGACGGACGATCGCGAGGCGAGTGGTGACGGGCGGGAACGCCCGGACTCCGCTGCCGACCGTCGGGGTCGACGGGCCGGCTCCACGCCGGCCGGCGACGGCGACAAGGGTCGGGCCACCGCGGTCCGTGACGGCCGTCCGGCGAAGGCGTCCCTGCCCAGCAGGGTGGTCCGGTTCCTGCGCGAGGTGGTAGCAGAGCTGCGCAAGGTCATCTGGCCGACGCGCAACCAGCTGATCACCTACACGATCGTCGTGCTGGTCTTCGTGTCGTTCATGGTCGCGCTGGTCGCACTGCTGGATCTGGTGTTCGCGCAGGGTGTCACGTACCTGTTCGGCACGTGA
- the nusG gene encoding transcription termination/antitermination protein NusG: protein MSSPDGGTQLSDSEIEANEAALDATADASPDADLPEQAVQDADVEAAHGSDAVSDEYTEDEPGADDVATASDDADEADTEETDGATAEAAPDEPEVEVDPVEEMRAALRRAPGDWYVVHSYAGYENKVKTNLETRVQTLDVEDYIFQVEVPTEEVTEIKNGQRKQVQRKVLPGYILVRMDLNDQSWGAVRNTPGVTGFVGATSKPSPLTHDEVIKFLLPKVEPKPATAGGKAEAGASTGGKATVEVDFEVGESVTVMDGPFATLPATINEVNIDAQKLKVLVSIFGRETPVELAFSQVSKI from the coding sequence GTGAGTTCCCCAGACGGCGGCACACAGCTGTCCGACAGCGAGATCGAGGCCAACGAGGCCGCGCTCGACGCCACGGCCGACGCCAGCCCGGACGCGGATCTCCCCGAGCAGGCCGTGCAGGACGCCGATGTCGAGGCGGCCCACGGGTCCGACGCGGTGTCCGACGAGTACACCGAGGACGAGCCCGGTGCCGACGACGTCGCCACCGCCTCCGACGACGCCGACGAGGCCGATACCGAGGAGACCGACGGGGCCACGGCCGAGGCCGCCCCCGACGAGCCCGAGGTCGAGGTCGACCCCGTCGAGGAGATGCGGGCGGCCCTGCGCCGCGCGCCCGGCGACTGGTACGTCGTCCACTCCTACGCGGGCTACGAGAACAAGGTGAAGACCAACCTCGAGACGCGCGTGCAGACGCTCGACGTCGAGGACTACATCTTCCAGGTCGAGGTGCCCACCGAGGAGGTCACCGAGATCAAGAACGGCCAGCGCAAGCAGGTGCAGCGCAAGGTGCTGCCCGGCTACATCCTGGTCCGGATGGATCTCAACGACCAGTCCTGGGGCGCGGTCCGCAACACCCCCGGCGTCACCGGCTTCGTCGGTGCCACGTCGAAGCCCTCCCCGCTGACCCACGACGAGGTCATCAAGTTCCTGCTCCCCAAGGTCGAGCCGAAGCCGGCCACCGCGGGCGGCAAGGCGGAGGCCGGCGCGAGCACGGGCGGCAAGGCCACGGTGGAGGTCGACTTCGAGGTCGGCGAGTCCGTCACGGTCATGGACGGCCCGTTCGCCACGCTCCCGGCCACCATCAACGAGGTCAACATCGACGCCCAGAAGCTCAAGGTGCTGGTGTCGATCTTCGGCCGCGAGACACCTGTCGAGCTGGCATTCAGCCAGGTCTCCAAGATCTAG
- the rplK gene encoding 50S ribosomal protein L11, with product MPPKKRKLSAIIKLQIKAGAATPAPPVGPALGQHGVNIMEFCKAYNAATESQRGDIVPVEISVFEDRSFTFALKTPPAARLLLKAAGVDKGSGEPHKTKVATVTMDQVRQIAQTKMADLNADDIEQAAKIIAGTARSMGITVKG from the coding sequence ATGCCCCCCAAGAAGCGGAAGCTCTCCGCGATCATCAAGCTCCAGATCAAGGCCGGGGCCGCGACCCCGGCCCCGCCGGTCGGCCCCGCGCTCGGCCAGCACGGCGTCAACATCATGGAGTTCTGCAAGGCCTACAACGCGGCCACCGAGTCGCAGCGCGGCGACATCGTGCCGGTCGAGATCTCGGTCTTCGAGGACCGGTCGTTCACGTTCGCGCTGAAGACCCCGCCCGCCGCCCGGCTGCTGCTCAAGGCCGCCGGCGTCGACAAGGGCAGCGGCGAGCCGCACAAGACCAAGGTCGCCACGGTCACCATGGACCAGGTGCGCCAGATCGCCCAGACCAAGATGGCCGACCTGAACGCCGACGACATCGAGCAGGCCGCGAAGATCATCGCCGGCACCGCGCGCTCGATGGGCATCACGGTCAAGGGCTGA
- the rplA gene encoding 50S ribosomal protein L1 translates to MAQRSKAYREAAEKIDKDNLYSPLQAANLAKETASTKMDATVEVAMRLGVDPRKADQMVRGTVNLPHGTGKTARVIVFATGDKAAEAEAAGADVVGAEDLIERIQGGWLDFDAAIATPDQMAKVGRIARILGPRGLMPNPKTGTVTPDVTKAVNDIKGGKINFRVDKQANLHLVIGKASFDTEKLVENYGAALDEILRAKPSAAKGRYIKKITVSTTTGPGIPVDPLRTRNLLVDEPSA, encoded by the coding sequence ATGGCACAGCGCAGCAAGGCCTACCGCGAAGCCGCGGAGAAGATCGACAAGGACAACCTGTACTCCCCGCTCCAGGCCGCGAACCTGGCCAAGGAGACGGCGAGCACGAAGATGGACGCCACCGTCGAGGTCGCGATGCGCCTCGGTGTCGACCCCCGCAAGGCCGACCAGATGGTCCGCGGCACGGTCAACCTGCCGCACGGCACGGGTAAGACCGCCCGCGTCATCGTGTTCGCCACCGGTGACAAGGCCGCCGAGGCCGAGGCCGCCGGTGCCGACGTCGTCGGTGCCGAGGACCTCATCGAGCGCATCCAGGGCGGGTGGCTCGACTTCGACGCCGCCATCGCCACGCCGGACCAGATGGCCAAGGTCGGCCGGATCGCCCGCATCCTGGGCCCGCGCGGCCTGATGCCGAACCCGAAGACCGGCACCGTGACGCCCGACGTCACGAAGGCGGTCAACGACATCAAGGGCGGAAAGATCAACTTCCGCGTCGACAAGCAGGCCAACCTGCACCTGGTGATCGGCAAGGCCTCGTTCGACACCGAGAAGCTGGTGGAGAACTACGGCGCCGCGCTCGACGAGATCCTGCGCGCCAAGCCGTCGGCCGCGAAGGGCCGCTACATCAAGAAGATCACGGTCTCCACGACGACCGGCCCGGGCATCCCGGTCGACCCGCTGCGGACCCGCAACCTCCTGGTGGACGAGCCCTCCGCCTGA
- a CDS encoding CaiB/BaiF CoA transferase family protein, whose protein sequence is MSGPLSGCKVVELAGIGPGPHAAMILADLGAQVVRVDRPGGLQIGDADAPDPTLRGRRRVAADLKSPEGVETVLRLVEQADVLIEGYRPGVTERLGVGPADCHARNPKLVYARMTGWGQDGPMAQRAGHDINYISLTGALHAIGRAGERPVPPLNLVGDFGGGSMLLVVGVLSALWEAGRSGQGQVVDAAMVDGASVLSQMFWGFLSQKIWLDERDSNLLDGHAPFYDTYTCADGKHVAVGALEPQFYAALLTGLGIDPADLPQQYDREQWPVLRTRFTEVFASRTRDEWAAVFADTDACVTPVLAFGEVAAHPHIAARDTIVESGGVAQAAPAPRFSRTSPELPAPAAEPEDVESVLADWR, encoded by the coding sequence GTGAGTGGACCGCTGTCAGGGTGCAAGGTCGTGGAACTGGCCGGGATCGGTCCCGGCCCGCACGCGGCGATGATCCTCGCCGACCTGGGTGCCCAGGTCGTGCGCGTGGACCGTCCGGGCGGGCTGCAGATCGGTGACGCGGACGCGCCCGACCCCACGCTGCGCGGGCGCCGCCGGGTGGCCGCCGACCTGAAGTCGCCCGAGGGCGTCGAGACGGTCCTGCGCCTGGTCGAGCAGGCCGACGTGCTGATCGAGGGCTACCGGCCGGGCGTCACCGAGCGCCTCGGCGTCGGACCGGCCGACTGCCACGCGCGCAACCCGAAGCTGGTCTACGCCCGGATGACGGGCTGGGGCCAGGACGGCCCGATGGCCCAGCGCGCCGGGCACGACATCAACTACATCTCGCTGACGGGCGCGCTGCACGCCATCGGCCGCGCCGGGGAGCGCCCGGTGCCGCCGCTGAACCTGGTGGGCGACTTCGGCGGCGGCTCGATGCTGCTCGTCGTCGGCGTGCTGTCGGCGCTGTGGGAGGCCGGCCGGTCCGGGCAGGGGCAGGTCGTCGACGCGGCGATGGTCGACGGGGCGTCGGTGCTGAGCCAGATGTTCTGGGGCTTCCTGTCGCAGAAGATCTGGCTCGACGAGCGCGACTCCAACCTGCTCGACGGGCACGCCCCGTTCTACGACACCTACACCTGCGCCGACGGCAAGCACGTGGCGGTCGGCGCGCTGGAGCCGCAGTTCTACGCGGCGCTGCTCACCGGGCTCGGCATCGACCCCGCCGACCTGCCCCAGCAGTACGACCGCGAGCAGTGGCCCGTCCTGCGGACGCGGTTCACCGAGGTGTTCGCGAGCCGCACCCGCGACGAGTGGGCGGCCGTCTTCGCCGACACCGACGCCTGCGTCACGCCGGTCCTCGCGTTCGGCGAGGTCGCGGCGCACCCGCACATCGCGGCGCGCGACACGATCGTCGAGTCCGGCGGCGTGGCGCAGGCCGCCCCCGCCCCCCGCTTCTCCCGCACGAGCCCGGAGCTGCCGGCGCCCGCCGCGGAGCCGGAGGACGTGGAGTCGGTGCTGGCCGACTGGCGCTGA
- a CDS encoding PLP-dependent aminotransferase family protein has product MDDVDRRIGARSFARLLGDWRPPDGRGLADALADRVRLLVLDGRLPLQTRVPAERELAGALGVSRTTVAAAYDALREAAVLRSRRGSGSWTQLPDDPISGTTQSPFSPHGDRSLFDLAHAALPAPSAELRRAAAGAVHDLDALLGGHGYDLLGLPALRTAIADRFTRRGLPTTPDQVLVTAGAQSAIGLVLAAFTGPGDRVLVEHPTYPNALDAIAARGARAVPVPMGTSPDGTGSWDLDQLTTAVRDVAPRLVYVIPDFQNPTGAVLDAAGRERLVDLTRRTGTPLLVDETLAELALDGPLPPPVATFGDSAQLLTIGSASKVFWGGLRIGWIRGSAATVRRLAALRASIDLGGPALEQLVVARLLPEVEAVTAARRTELVAARAHLLERVAALFPRWRPSRPTGGLSLWVDLDEPVSSRLAVAARRHDVLLAAGPRFGLDGAFERRLRLPYTLRPDRTDAALERLLLAWRGLDHLDTGPPAEPVAVA; this is encoded by the coding sequence ATGGATGACGTGGACCGCCGCATCGGCGCCCGCAGCTTCGCCCGCCTCCTCGGCGACTGGCGTCCGCCGGACGGCCGGGGCCTGGCCGACGCGCTGGCCGACCGCGTCCGCCTGCTCGTCCTCGACGGCCGCCTGCCCCTGCAGACCCGGGTGCCGGCCGAGCGCGAGCTGGCCGGGGCGCTCGGCGTGAGCCGGACGACCGTCGCGGCCGCGTACGACGCCCTGCGCGAGGCGGCCGTGCTGCGCAGCAGGCGCGGGTCGGGCAGCTGGACCCAGCTGCCCGACGACCCGATCAGCGGGACGACGCAGTCACCGTTCTCCCCGCACGGCGACCGCTCGCTGTTCGACCTGGCCCACGCCGCCCTCCCCGCGCCGAGCGCCGAGCTGCGCCGCGCCGCCGCCGGGGCCGTCCACGACCTCGACGCCCTGCTCGGCGGGCACGGCTACGACCTCCTCGGGCTCCCCGCCCTGCGCACCGCGATCGCCGACCGGTTCACCCGCCGCGGCCTGCCCACGACGCCCGACCAGGTGCTCGTGACGGCCGGCGCGCAGAGCGCGATCGGGCTGGTGCTGGCCGCGTTCACCGGCCCGGGCGACCGCGTCCTCGTCGAGCACCCGACCTACCCCAACGCCCTCGACGCCATCGCCGCCCGCGGCGCGCGGGCCGTCCCCGTGCCGATGGGCACGAGCCCCGACGGCACCGGCAGCTGGGACCTCGACCAGCTCACCACCGCCGTCCGCGACGTCGCCCCGCGGCTGGTCTACGTCATCCCCGACTTCCAGAACCCGACCGGGGCCGTCCTCGACGCCGCGGGCCGCGAGCGGCTCGTCGACCTCACCCGGCGGACCGGCACGCCGCTGCTCGTCGACGAGACCCTGGCCGAGCTCGCGCTGGACGGGCCGCTGCCCCCGCCCGTGGCGACGTTCGGCGACTCCGCGCAGCTGCTCACGATCGGCTCGGCCAGCAAGGTGTTCTGGGGCGGGCTGCGCATCGGCTGGATCCGCGGGTCGGCCGCGACCGTGCGCCGGCTCGCCGCGCTCCGGGCGTCGATCGACCTCGGCGGGCCCGCGCTGGAGCAGCTCGTCGTCGCGCGCCTGCTCCCCGAGGTCGAGGCGGTCACGGCCGCCCGGCGCACCGAGCTCGTGGCCGCGCGGGCGCACCTGCTCGAGCGGGTCGCCGCGCTGTTCCCGCGCTGGCGCCCGTCGCGCCCGACCGGGGGGCTGAGCCTGTGGGTCGACCTCGACGAGCCGGTGTCCAGCCGCCTGGCCGTGGCCGCCCGCCGTCACGACGTGCTGCTCGCCGCCGGCCCCCGCTTCGGCCTGGACGGCGCGTTCGAGCGGCGGCTGCGGCTGCCCTACACGCTGCGCCCGGACCGCACCGACGCCGCGCTGGAGCGGCTGCTGCTGGCCTGGCGCGGTCTCGACCACCTCGACACCGGCCCCCCCGCCGAACCCGTGGCGGTCGCCTGA
- a CDS encoding sterol carrier protein, producing MAAFSSEAEVYEFLGGVFRRGMDDADLVAKLEPTGIVLRITYTDPEAVITVDMPGKEVHQGAGLGPVPNVELFMTADTGNRFWLGKVVLPVALAKGQVRAKGPVAKLLKVLPLAKQMFGPYREHLESAGRTDLLDA from the coding sequence GTGGCGGCGTTCAGCAGCGAGGCAGAGGTCTACGAGTTCCTGGGCGGGGTGTTCCGGCGGGGCATGGACGACGCCGACCTCGTCGCCAAGCTCGAGCCCACCGGCATCGTCCTGCGCATCACCTACACCGACCCCGAGGCGGTGATCACCGTCGACATGCCGGGCAAGGAGGTCCACCAGGGCGCGGGCCTCGGGCCCGTGCCCAACGTCGAGCTGTTCATGACCGCCGACACCGGCAACCGGTTCTGGCTCGGCAAGGTCGTCCTGCCCGTGGCGCTGGCCAAGGGCCAGGTGCGGGCGAAGGGCCCGGTGGCCAAGCTGCTGAAGGTCCTGCCGCTGGCCAAGCAGATGTTCGGGCCCTACCGCGAGCACCTGGAGTCGGCGGGGCGCACCGACCTCCTCGACGCCTGA
- a CDS encoding response regulator transcription factor translates to MRDGRYVVVIVDDHALFSQGLALLLESRAGDTFVVAGSTTAGEEAVALVGREAADIAIVDLALPPLGGVETIRRIGAAYPATHVLALSGTDDLGLATAALRAGAAGFLGKSADPDVLVAPLLAIVAGVRVVRPDLLDALLVAGDRTGDGLMERLGPRDVALWRLLARGLETSEIAKPMLVSERTAKRMIASLLHRLGAANRIEAAAMAGRYGLLDDGDDPRSR, encoded by the coding sequence GTGCGCGACGGCCGGTACGTCGTGGTCATCGTCGACGACCACGCCCTGTTCTCGCAGGGCCTCGCCCTGCTGCTGGAGTCGCGCGCCGGGGACACGTTCGTCGTCGCCGGCTCGACCACCGCGGGCGAGGAGGCGGTGGCGCTCGTCGGGCGCGAGGCCGCCGACATCGCGATCGTCGACCTGGCGCTGCCCCCGCTCGGCGGCGTCGAGACCATCCGGCGCATCGGCGCGGCCTACCCGGCCACGCACGTGCTGGCCCTGTCGGGCACCGACGACCTCGGCCTCGCGACGGCGGCGCTGCGGGCCGGGGCGGCGGGGTTCCTGGGGAAGTCGGCCGACCCCGACGTGCTGGTGGCGCCGCTGCTGGCGATCGTCGCGGGTGTGCGCGTCGTCCGCCCCGACCTCCTCGACGCCCTGCTGGTCGCCGGCGACCGCACCGGCGACGGCCTCATGGAGCGCCTCGGCCCCCGCGACGTGGCGCTGTGGCGCCTGCTCGCGCGCGGGCTGGAGACCAGCGAGATCGCCAAGCCGATGCTGGTCAGCGAGCGCACCGCGAAGCGCATGATCGCCTCCCTGCTGCACCGCCTCGGCGCCGCCAACCGCATCGAGGCCGCCGCGATGGCCGGGCGCTACGGCCTGCTCGACGACGGCGACGACCCGCGCAGCCGCTGA
- a CDS encoding sensor histidine kinase: MQTVGGRTTEDRAAVVIRVVTVVVVGVALAAGPQLARGPLPPLAAIVLAALVYAVVLAVAEFRGRQVLPPRVATVVDGVLVLVACGLTGGAESIMVAMLPLVVIAASVRGGAVAGRLAAVVAGAGFTLAAVLGSDPDVPLADRWLTGAWWTAFLVAASVLVGALVQLLERQLEAAAVSRARALAEHEAFLEERDLRARLLSAQQARLDGVRVVLHEFRTPVASLTALTADLAAGRLSEPSRELATRLLAEHAVHLRDMLDGLADVAVTDGSPIGRVRARVVPLSELADAVLDSAGVEQARRRPSVEPEGAAVRCDPQRLRRVLTNLVENAARHSGDAPVELALRYADGRLVAEVRDRGPGLPPGQEGVVTAKGVALGERRGTAGLGLWIVEALVAAMDGELSLRPREGGGLVAHLDLPLPPP; this comes from the coding sequence GTGCAGACGGTGGGTGGGCGCACGACGGAGGACCGCGCGGCGGTCGTGATCCGGGTCGTGACGGTGGTGGTCGTCGGGGTGGCGCTGGCCGCCGGGCCGCAGCTCGCGCGCGGGCCGCTGCCCCCGCTGGCGGCGATCGTGCTGGCCGCGTTGGTCTACGCGGTGGTGCTCGCCGTCGCGGAGTTCCGGGGGCGGCAGGTGCTGCCGCCGCGCGTCGCGACCGTCGTCGACGGGGTGCTGGTGCTCGTCGCGTGCGGGCTGACCGGGGGAGCGGAGAGCATCATGGTCGCGATGCTGCCGCTGGTGGTGATCGCGGCGTCGGTGCGGGGCGGGGCGGTCGCGGGGCGGCTCGCGGCCGTCGTCGCGGGGGCGGGGTTCACGCTGGCCGCGGTGCTCGGGTCCGACCCGGACGTCCCGCTCGCCGACCGCTGGCTCACCGGCGCCTGGTGGACCGCGTTCCTCGTCGCGGCGTCGGTGCTGGTCGGGGCGCTGGTGCAGCTGCTGGAGCGGCAGCTGGAGGCGGCGGCCGTGTCGCGGGCCCGGGCGCTGGCCGAGCACGAGGCGTTCCTGGAGGAGCGCGACCTGCGCGCCCGGCTGCTCTCCGCGCAGCAGGCCCGGCTCGACGGGGTGCGGGTGGTGCTGCACGAGTTCCGCACGCCGGTCGCGTCGCTGACGGCGCTGACCGCCGACCTCGCCGCGGGCCGGCTGTCCGAGCCCTCCCGGGAGCTCGCGACCCGGCTGCTGGCCGAGCACGCCGTGCACCTGCGCGACATGCTCGACGGCCTCGCCGACGTCGCCGTCACCGACGGGAGCCCGATCGGCCGCGTGCGCGCGAGGGTGGTGCCGCTGTCGGAGCTGGCCGACGCGGTGCTGGACTCGGCCGGGGTGGAGCAGGCGCGGCGCCGGCCCTCGGTCGAGCCGGAGGGGGCGGCCGTGCGGTGCGACCCGCAGCGCCTGCGCCGGGTGCTCACCAACCTGGTCGAGAACGCCGCGCGGCACAGCGGCGACGCCCCGGTCGAGCTGGCCCTGCGCTACGCCGACGGGCGGCTGGTCGCGGAGGTCCGCGACCGCGGCCCCGGCCTCCCGCCCGGGCAGGAGGGCGTGGTGACCGCGAAGGGCGTGGCGCTGGGGGAGCGGCGGGGCACGGCGGGGCTGGGCCTGTGGATCGTGGAGGCGCTGGTGGCGGCGATGGACGGGGAGCTGAGCCTGCGTCCCCGCGAGGGCGGTGGCCTGGTGGCCCACCTGGACCTCCCCCTCCCACCGCCCTAA
- a CDS encoding NDMA-dependent alcohol dehydrogenase: protein MRTQAAVLWEQGGKWEVEEVELDPPNAGEVLVELAASGLCHSDEHLVTGDLPVGFPMVGGHEGAGRVVEVGPGVTDVAVGDPVVMTFLPSCGRCSYCVRGYTSLCDDGAGATLGPQLDGTYRFHARGEDVGQMCLLGTFAQHTVVPVKSVVKIDEGFPLHLAALVGCGVTTGFGSAVRTADLRAGDTAVVIGVGGIGANAVQGAKVAGCRYVVAVDPVAFKREKALELGATHVAASMDEAWNTVSTLTRGQLADAAILTTGVAEGSYLQPALQLVGKKGRVVVTALGHPDEETASLSLLDLTLYEKQIRGALFGSSNGQHDVPRLLEMYNLGQLKLDELITREYSLEEINQGYDDMREGRNIRGLIRF, encoded by the coding sequence ATGCGGACGCAGGCGGCGGTGTTGTGGGAGCAGGGCGGCAAGTGGGAGGTCGAGGAGGTCGAGCTCGATCCCCCGAACGCCGGCGAGGTGCTGGTGGAGCTCGCCGCGAGCGGCCTGTGTCACTCCGACGAGCACCTCGTCACCGGTGACCTGCCGGTCGGGTTCCCCATGGTCGGCGGGCACGAGGGGGCCGGGCGGGTCGTCGAGGTCGGCCCCGGCGTCACCGACGTGGCCGTCGGCGACCCGGTCGTCATGACGTTCCTGCCCAGCTGCGGCCGCTGCTCCTACTGCGTGCGCGGCTACACCTCGCTCTGCGACGACGGCGCCGGCGCCACGCTGGGCCCGCAGCTCGACGGCACCTACCGCTTCCACGCGCGCGGCGAGGACGTCGGCCAGATGTGCCTGCTCGGCACGTTCGCGCAGCACACCGTCGTGCCGGTGAAGTCGGTCGTGAAGATCGACGAGGGCTTCCCGCTGCACCTGGCCGCGCTCGTCGGCTGCGGCGTCACCACCGGCTTCGGCTCCGCCGTGCGCACCGCCGACCTGCGGGCCGGCGACACCGCGGTCGTCATCGGCGTCGGCGGGATCGGGGCCAACGCGGTGCAGGGCGCGAAGGTCGCGGGCTGCCGCTACGTCGTGGCCGTCGACCCGGTGGCCTTCAAGCGCGAGAAGGCCCTGGAGCTGGGCGCCACGCACGTCGCCGCGAGCATGGACGAGGCCTGGAACACCGTCTCCACGCTCACCCGCGGGCAGCTCGCCGACGCCGCCATCCTGACGACGGGCGTCGCCGAGGGCTCCTACCTGCAGCCCGCGCTCCAGCTCGTCGGCAAGAAGGGCCGGGTCGTCGTGACGGCGCTGGGCCACCCCGACGAGGAGACCGCGTCGCTGTCGCTGCTCGACCTCACGCTCTACGAGAAGCAGATCCGCGGTGCGCTGTTCGGCAGCTCCAACGGCCAGCACGACGTGCCCCGCCTGCTGGAGATGTACAACCTCGGCCAGCTCAAGCTCGACGAGCTGATCACCCGCGAGTACTCCCTCGAGGAGATCAACCAGGGCTACGACGACATGCGCGAGGGCCGCAACATCCGCGGCCTGATCCGGTTCTGA
- a CDS encoding R2-like ligand-binding oxidase, with the protein MTRSIEHGKRTGFATLGTGGLNFDSFPMRLFSKGNAKHWNPADIDFTQDARDVAAMTDAERDMTVSLAAQFMAGEESVTQDLQPFVAAMAAEGRLADEMYLTQFVFEEAKHTEGFRRWFDAVGMTGDLHGHIEDNEHYMQIFTDELPNSLYALALDPSPRNQVRASVTYNHIVEGTLALTGYFAWSKVCQSRGIMPGMQQLIKHIGDDERRHMAWGTFTCRRHVAADDSLWDAVDERMQELLVPAMGVVTGTFERYEEGEPTPFDVDMNEMAEYAMDKIGRRLGAIESARGADLRVIDVDAAPEALEERFHAEDQAELAAV; encoded by the coding sequence ATGACGCGATCGATCGAGCACGGCAAGCGCACCGGTTTCGCCACCCTCGGGACGGGTGGGCTCAACTTCGACTCGTTCCCGATGCGGCTGTTCTCCAAGGGCAACGCCAAGCACTGGAACCCCGCCGACATCGACTTCACCCAGGACGCCCGCGACGTCGCCGCGATGACCGACGCCGAGCGCGACATGACCGTCAGCCTGGCCGCGCAGTTCATGGCGGGCGAGGAGTCCGTGACGCAGGACCTGCAGCCCTTCGTCGCCGCGATGGCCGCCGAGGGCCGCCTGGCCGACGAGATGTACCTGACGCAGTTCGTGTTCGAGGAGGCCAAGCACACCGAGGGCTTCCGCCGCTGGTTCGACGCCGTCGGCATGACCGGCGACCTGCACGGCCACATCGAGGACAACGAGCACTACATGCAGATCTTCACCGACGAGCTGCCGAACAGCCTGTACGCGCTCGCGCTCGACCCCTCGCCGCGCAACCAGGTCCGCGCCTCGGTGACCTACAACCACATCGTCGAGGGCACGCTCGCGCTCACCGGCTACTTCGCCTGGTCGAAGGTCTGCCAGAGCCGCGGCATCATGCCCGGGATGCAGCAGCTGATCAAGCACATCGGCGACGACGAGCGCCGCCACATGGCCTGGGGCACGTTCACCTGCCGCCGCCACGTGGCCGCCGACGACTCGCTGTGGGACGCCGTCGACGAGCGCATGCAGGAGCTGCTCGTACCGGCGATGGGCGTCGTCACCGGCACGTTCGAGCGGTACGAGGAGGGCGAGCCCACGCCGTTCGACGTCGACATGAACGAGATGGCCGAGTACGCGATGGACAAGATCGGCCGCCGCCTCGGCGCCATCGAGTCCGCGCGCGGCGCCGACCTGCGGGTCATCGACGTGGACGCCGCCCCCGAGGCGCTCGAGGAGCGGTTCCACGCCGAGGACCAGGCCGAGCTGGCCGCCGTCTGA